A single region of the Silene latifolia isolate original U9 population chromosome 8, ASM4854445v1, whole genome shotgun sequence genome encodes:
- the LOC141594089 gene encoding putative cinnamyl alcohol dehydrogenase 1, giving the protein MSSETSLANCIGWAARDPSGVLSPIEFSRRVVANDDVSIKITHCGICNADVVWTRNVHKDSKYPVVPGHEIVGTVKEVGTNVHRFKVGDLVGVGTFVNSCRDCEYCDEGMEVGCVKGAVYTFNGVDADGTVTKGGYSISIVVHERYCYKIPDGLPSHLAAPLLCAGITVYSPMMRHNMNQPGKSLGVIGLGGLGHMAVLFGKAFGLKVTVFSTSMSKKDEALTVLGADNFVLSSDEQQMKALVNSLDFIVDTASGDHPVEPYMWLLKTFGAYALVGGFPSEVTFSTGSLLFGMKTFSGSLTGGTKTAQEMLEFCAVNKIYPKVEVIPIQYVNEAIERLLKKDVKYRFVIDIENSLK; this is encoded by the exons ATGAGTTCCGAAACTTCACTTGCAAATTGTATCGGATGGGCAGCCAGAGATCCATCCGGAGTTCTTTCACCTATTGAGTTTAGTcgaag GGTTGTTGCAAATGATGATGTTTCCATTAAGATTACGCACTGTGGAATATGCAACGCTGATGTAGTCTGGACGAGGAACGTACATAAAGACTCCAAGTACCCTGTTGTGCCAGG TCATGAGATTGTCGGAACAGTAAAAGAGGTCGGGACAAATGTTCATCGCTTCAAGGTAGGGGATCTTGTAGGAGTTGGAACTTTTGTGAATTCATGCAGAGATTGTGAATATTGTGATGAGGGAATGGAGGTCGGTTGTGTGAAAGGGGCAGTTTATACATTCAATGGAGTTGACGCAGATGGTACAGTCACGAAAGGAGGTTACTCTATCTCCATCGTTGTTCATGAAAG GTACTGTTACAAGATCCCTGACGGCCTTCCCTCACATTTAGCAGCACCCTTATTATGTGCTGGAATTACTGTGTATTCGCCCATGATGCGCCATAACATGAACCAGCCCGGTAAAAGTCTCGGAGTGATTGGCCTTGGTGGCCTAGGGCATATGGCTGTATTATTCGGTAAGGCCTTCGGCCTAAAAGTCACGGTCTTTAGCACAAGCATGTCGAAGAAAGACGAAGCCCTGACTGTACTAGGTGCTGACAATTTTGTTCTTTCATCTGATGAACAACAAATGAAG GCTTTAGTGAATTCACTGGACTTCATAGTAGACACTGCATCAGGAGATCACCCAGTTGAGCCATACATGTGGCTTTTGAAGACGTTTGGCGCTTATGCTCTGGTTGGCGGTTTTCCTTCAGAAGTGACATTCAGCACTGGCAGCCTGCTATTTG GCATGAAAACGTTCTCCGGCAGTTTAACTGGTGGTACCAAAACTGCTCAAGAAATGTTGGAATTTTGCGCGGTTAATAAAATATATCCCAAGGTTGAAGTAATTCCTATTCAGTATGTGAATGAAGCAATTGAAAGGCTCTTAAAGAAGGATGTCAAATACCGGTTTGTCATCGACATTGAGAATTCTCTCAAATGA
- the LOC141596331 gene encoding putative cinnamyl alcohol dehydrogenase 1 has translation MSSETSPANCIGWAARDPSGVLSPIEFNRRIVANDDVSIKITHCGVCYADVAWTRNLHNDAKYPVVPGHEIVGTVKEVGPNVHRFKVGDHVGVGTYVNSCRDCEYCDDGMEINCVKGAVYTFNGVDTDGTVTKGGYSTSIVVHERYCYKIPDNLPSHLAAPLLCAGITVYTPMMRHNMNQPGKSLGVIGLGGLGHMAVLFGKAFGLKVTVLSTSISKKDEALNLLGADNFVLSSDEQQMKALANSLDFIVDTASGDHPIEPYMWLLKTYGAYALVGFPSEIKFSPASLSIGMKTFSGSIVGGTKTTQEMLEFCAANKIYPKVEIIPIQYANEAIERLLNRDVKYRFVIDIENSLN, from the exons ATGAGTTCTGAAACTTCACCTGCAAACTGTATCGGATGGGCAGCCAGAGATCCATCCGGAGTTCTTTCACCTATCGAATTTAATCGAAG GATTGTTGCGAATGATGACGTATCCATTAAGATTACACACTGTGGAGTATGCTATGCTGATGTAGCCTGGACAAGGAACTTGCATAATGACGCCAAGTACCCTGTTGTACCCGG TCATGAGATTGTAGGAACAGTAAAAGAGGTCGGCCCAAATGTTCATCGCTTCAAAGTCGGGGACCATGTTGGAGTTGGAACCTATGTGAATTCATGCAGAGATTGTGAATATTGCGATGATGGGATGGAGATAAATTGTGTTAAAGGGGCAGTTTATACATTCAATGGAGTCGACACAGATGGTACAGTCACGAAAGGAGGTTACTCTACTTCTATCGTTGTTCATGAAAG GTATTGCTACAAGATTCCTGACAACCTTCCCTCACATTTAGCAGCACCCTTATTATGTGCTGGAATTACTGTTTATACGCCCATGATGCGTCATAACATGAACCAGCCTGGTAAAAGTCTTGGGGTGATTGGTCTTGGTGGCCTTGGGCATATGGCTGTATTGTTCGGTAAAGCATTTGGGCTTAAAGTCACGGTGTTAAGCACAAGCATATCAAAGAAAGACGAAGCCCTGAATTTACTCGGTGCTGACAATTTTGTTCTTTCGTCTGATGAACAACAAATGAAG GCTCTAGCTAACTCACTCGACTTCATAGTAGACACTGCATCGGGAGATCACCCAATTGAGCCATACATGTGGCTTTTGAAGACATATGGCGCTTATGCTCTGGTCGGCTTCCCTTCAGAAATAAAATTCAGTCCTGCCAGCCTTTCAATAGGCATGAAAACGTTCTCCGGCAGCATAGTTGGTGGTACCAAAACGACTCAAGAAATGTTGGAATTTTGCGCTGCTAATAAAATATATCCCAAGGTGGAAATTATTCCTATTCAATATGCAAACGAAGCAATTGAAAGGCTTTTAAACAGAGATGTCAAATACCGGTTTGTCATCGACATTGAGAACTCTCTTAATTGA